From a region of the Neobacillus niacini genome:
- a CDS encoding DEAD/DEAH box helicase yields MNISLSQKQIKEMCGTVSFKRGDSFYRAGKVSFDFISNNRCEATVKGTEDFYVTIKRDESGELSTTCSCPTLLSVKNDCQHIAAVLLAINHHQQLGTVPAVRSNKQVDPSTSQALTKELLTLFTNQPKRPSRHQLHFENRQVLRANFLCKPVDIGKGRKLLGIELEIEHKKVADIRQFLSQVKEGHPSALSDTLIFNTSLHCFNKETDDVMQQLFFVIQDEKSYVNAMADSLEEPFSPNLLLIPPSSFNQLLPLLVKTPLVKVENDGETYEGLHLTEKMLPLQFSFTTIEDGGCHLRIKGLNRLTVLDSYHFVLYKGKFIRLEETDSKRLANLKEMLEASKTNQIDIPQEQLDYFIENVVPGLKRLGKVELPHNLTSTHRKTPLVAKLYLDWLKNRLLAGLEFQYGDIVINPLENRELQNSLILIRDLEKEKQIIQLMEESSFATTDSGYYLHNEELEYKFLYHVVPKLQKLAQIYATTAIRNRIFRENTIPRIRVKVIKERTNWLEFKFDMDGIPERQIKEVLSALEEKRKYYRLRNGALLSLETREFEEIKRFLQAAPVQAEDLEAGLNVPIVQGLKLLDTVEDNSTFTLEDSFRQFLDTIQNPSSMKFEVPQLVAPILRDYQIQGYKWLKTLASYGFGGILADDMGLGKTLQSISYILSELPRVRKNKLPILIVCPASLTYNWLSEIKKFAPGVQAIIFDGSKSERAAKQKQFSDSDIVITSYPLLRKDIIWYEKQTFHTVFFDEAQAFKNPITQTARTVKRIKVEHRFALTGTPVENSSEELWSIFHVVFPELFQGLRDFSHLTRKQIARRVRPFLLRRLKEDVLAELPEKIESVDLVELLPEQKKLYGAYLAKLRHDTLKHLDKDTLRKNKIKILAGLTRLRQICCHPSLFVDGYKGSSAKFEQLLRILEESRQAGRRVLIFSQFTKMLQLICREMALQGIPYFYLDGQTPAEERLELTNRFNTGERDLFLISLKAGGTGLNLTGADTVILYDLWWNPAVEEQAADRAHRMGQTNVVQVIKLVARGTIEEKMNELQEKKRELIEEIIDSKEKGSSTLTEEDIREILMI; encoded by the coding sequence TTGAATATTAGTTTAAGTCAGAAACAGATAAAAGAAATGTGCGGAACTGTCTCCTTTAAACGAGGGGATTCTTTTTATAGAGCGGGAAAAGTTTCGTTTGATTTTATTAGCAATAATCGTTGTGAAGCGACTGTTAAAGGTACTGAAGATTTCTATGTCACTATAAAACGAGATGAGAGCGGTGAACTAAGTACGACATGCAGTTGTCCAACTCTCCTATCTGTAAAAAACGATTGCCAGCATATTGCGGCCGTATTACTCGCCATTAATCACCATCAACAGCTAGGTACAGTTCCTGCAGTGCGAAGTAATAAACAGGTTGATCCGTCAACGAGTCAGGCGCTGACAAAAGAATTGCTCACTCTTTTTACAAATCAACCCAAAAGGCCAAGTAGACATCAGCTTCATTTTGAGAATAGACAGGTTCTGCGGGCGAATTTTCTATGTAAACCTGTCGATATTGGGAAGGGGAGGAAGCTGTTAGGTATAGAACTCGAGATTGAGCACAAAAAAGTGGCAGATATTCGCCAGTTTCTCTCTCAGGTAAAAGAAGGCCATCCAAGTGCGCTTTCCGATACATTAATCTTTAATACTAGTCTTCATTGTTTTAATAAAGAGACAGATGATGTGATGCAGCAGCTATTCTTCGTGATTCAAGATGAAAAGTCATACGTGAATGCAATGGCAGACAGCTTAGAAGAACCATTCTCCCCTAATCTTTTGCTCATACCGCCATCATCCTTTAATCAACTATTACCTTTGCTTGTAAAAACTCCACTAGTGAAGGTTGAAAATGATGGGGAAACCTATGAAGGGCTTCATCTCACGGAAAAAATGCTCCCTCTCCAATTTAGTTTTACAACCATAGAGGATGGAGGCTGCCATCTTAGAATAAAAGGGTTGAATCGTCTAACCGTATTGGATTCTTACCACTTTGTTCTATATAAAGGTAAATTTATTAGGCTTGAAGAAACGGACAGCAAACGATTGGCCAACCTTAAAGAAATGCTGGAAGCTTCAAAAACAAATCAAATTGATATTCCGCAAGAACAACTGGACTATTTTATAGAAAACGTGGTCCCGGGTTTAAAAAGACTTGGTAAGGTCGAACTGCCTCATAATTTAACGAGCACCCACAGGAAAACGCCTTTAGTGGCCAAGCTTTATTTGGATTGGTTGAAAAATCGCCTGTTAGCGGGCTTAGAGTTTCAATACGGTGATATCGTGATTAACCCGTTAGAAAACCGGGAATTGCAGAACAGCCTTATTCTAATTAGGGACCTAGAAAAGGAAAAGCAAATCATTCAATTAATGGAAGAAAGTTCATTTGCTACCACAGACAGTGGCTACTATTTGCATAACGAAGAGTTGGAGTATAAGTTTTTATATCATGTGGTACCTAAGCTGCAAAAATTGGCACAGATTTATGCTACAACAGCCATTAGGAATCGGATTTTTAGAGAAAATACGATTCCGAGGATTAGAGTAAAGGTAATAAAAGAGCGAACAAACTGGCTTGAATTTAAATTTGATATGGATGGAATCCCGGAGAGGCAGATAAAAGAGGTTTTATCCGCACTTGAGGAAAAAAGAAAATACTATCGGTTGCGGAATGGGGCGCTGCTTTCTTTAGAAACAAGAGAATTTGAAGAAATAAAACGTTTTCTACAAGCCGCACCTGTCCAGGCGGAGGATCTTGAAGCAGGGTTGAATGTACCAATCGTTCAGGGATTAAAGCTCCTTGACACTGTTGAAGATAACTCAACATTTACACTTGAGGATTCGTTCCGTCAATTCTTGGATACGATCCAAAATCCTAGTAGTATGAAGTTTGAGGTACCACAACTGGTTGCGCCAATTTTACGGGACTATCAAATACAGGGCTACAAATGGTTAAAAACTCTTGCTAGTTATGGATTTGGAGGGATTCTTGCAGATGATATGGGGCTAGGGAAAACACTTCAAAGTATTTCCTATATCCTCTCAGAACTACCTCGTGTTCGTAAAAACAAGCTGCCGATACTGATTGTCTGCCCAGCGTCATTAACCTATAACTGGCTGAGTGAAATCAAGAAATTTGCCCCAGGAGTGCAGGCCATTATTTTTGATGGAAGTAAATCAGAGCGTGCAGCTAAGCAAAAACAATTTTCTGATTCAGATATTGTTATTACTTCATATCCTTTGTTGCGAAAGGATATAATCTGGTACGAGAAGCAAACCTTTCATACCGTGTTTTTTGATGAAGCGCAGGCGTTTAAAAACCCAATAACGCAGACAGCTAGAACTGTAAAGAGAATTAAGGTTGAACACCGTTTTGCTCTAACTGGAACACCTGTTGAAAATTCATCTGAGGAGCTTTGGTCGATCTTTCATGTTGTGTTCCCAGAACTATTTCAAGGGCTGAGGGATTTTAGCCACTTAACGAGAAAGCAGATTGCGAGAAGAGTCCGTCCATTTTTACTTAGAAGGTTAAAGGAAGATGTGCTAGCGGAACTTCCTGAGAAAATAGAGTCTGTGGACTTAGTGGAGCTGCTGCCAGAACAGAAGAAACTCTATGGAGCTTATTTAGCGAAACTAAGACATGACACACTAAAACATTTGGATAAAGACACTCTTCGAAAAAATAAAATTAAAATCCTCGCCGGTTTGACAAGGCTCAGGCAAATTTGCTGCCATCCATCTTTATTTGTTGATGGGTATAAAGGGAGTTCTGCTAAATTCGAACAGCTGCTAAGGATTCTAGAGGAATCCAGACAGGCTGGAAGAAGAGTATTGATATTTTCGCAGTTCACGAAAATGCTCCAGTTAATATGCAGGGAAATGGCGCTTCAAGGAATCCCTTACTTCTATCTTGATGGACAAACCCCAGCAGAAGAAAGGTTAGAGCTCACAAATCGATTTAATACAGGAGAGCGGGACCTTTTTCTAATTTCCTTGAAAGCAGGCGGAACGGGTTTGAATTTAACTGGTGCAGACACTGTTATTCTCTATGATCTTTGGTGGAATCCAGCAGTTGAGGAACAAGCAGCGGACCGTGCCCATAGAATGGGGCAAACAAATGTAGTGCAAGTCATCAAATTGGTTGCACGAGGCACGATAGAAGAAAAAATGAATGAACTGCAGGAGAAGAAAAGAGAACTAATAGAGGAAATTATTGATTCAAAAGAAAAAGGATCTTCTACTCTAACGGAAGAAGATATTAGAGAGATATTAATGATTTAA
- a CDS encoding DMT family transporter: protein MARLYGALFTLSLIWGTSFLFIKLLVEPLGAWGVVFGRCLFGTFILLLIIAFRKDWKGLKGLPFGIIVLVSLLNNALPWYLIALSETKITSSYASLINATTPIWTLIIGFLFFQNKLRLLQWLGIALGFFGIIILSGVDITSIKGQSIVGLFTMVGATLCYGYSTHLTKKYLSTASVTMISFSTLLVSALISFIVVLLTDRTIFKMILEPSIFGSLIGLGVFGSGFAYLLYYYCIQKGSPEFASLVTYLVPISAMVWGAVILKEEIHFSMITGFILILAGVYVSSKKPKENKIQISKTA from the coding sequence ATGGCGAGGTTATATGGGGCTTTATTTACCCTCAGTTTAATTTGGGGAACGTCCTTTTTATTTATTAAGCTTTTAGTTGAACCACTGGGAGCCTGGGGAGTCGTTTTTGGGCGATGTTTATTTGGGACTTTTATTCTTTTATTGATTATTGCATTTCGAAAGGATTGGAAAGGACTAAAAGGGTTACCGTTCGGAATAATTGTTCTTGTTTCATTATTAAACAATGCATTGCCATGGTATTTAATAGCGCTGAGTGAGACGAAAATCACTAGCAGCTATGCTTCATTAATTAATGCTACCACACCGATTTGGACATTGATCATCGGTTTTCTTTTCTTTCAAAATAAATTACGGTTGTTGCAGTGGTTAGGGATTGCGCTGGGATTTTTCGGTATTATCATACTATCTGGGGTTGATATAACAAGCATTAAGGGTCAGTCCATTGTTGGTTTATTCACGATGGTTGGCGCTACTTTATGTTACGGTTATTCAACACATCTTACTAAGAAATACTTATCAACAGCTAGTGTTACAATGATATCCTTTAGTACATTATTGGTTTCTGCTCTAATTAGTTTCATTGTGGTACTCCTCACAGATCGAACCATTTTTAAAATGATTCTCGAGCCTTCTATATTCGGGTCATTAATTGGTCTAGGTGTTTTCGGATCTGGCTTCGCATATCTTTTATATTATTATTGTATTCAAAAAGGAAGCCCAGAATTTGCGTCCTTGGTGACATACCTCGTTCCAATATCCGCCATGGTCTGGGGTGCTGTTATTCTTAAAGAAGAAATTCACTTTTCGATGATCACTGGTTTTATTTTAATTTTAGCTGGTGTGTATGTATCTTCTAAAAAGCCAAAAGAAAATAAGATTCAAATAAGTAAAACTGCATAG
- a CDS encoding VOC family protein, translated as MEGFHQSPNIYASEVNIKVKDLDYALTFYQNIIGFKVLEKTNRKAVLTTDGKTPLVTLEQPENVIPKEERMSGLYHFAILLPSRADLSVFLRHFLGTGYPLGAADHYVSEALYITDPDGNGIEVYRDRPSNEWKWENGLVDMATVELDGNSILAESDAEWTGLPPGTIMGHIHLHVGNLQKAEEFYTKGLGFTIVSHYPQAVFLSTGGYHHHIAINTWQGVGAQTPPKNSVGLNWYTLVFPSEAARDSAMERLKQLGASVEKEADYYVTSDPSGNQIRLKYVE; from the coding sequence ATGGAGGGTTTTCATCAGAGTCCAAATATCTATGCCAGCGAAGTCAATATTAAAGTGAAAGATTTAGACTATGCACTAACTTTTTATCAAAATATTATTGGTTTCAAGGTACTAGAGAAAACTAACCGGAAAGCCGTTTTAACTACTGATGGGAAAACACCTTTAGTAACGTTAGAACAGCCTGAAAATGTGATACCAAAGGAAGAACGAATGTCAGGACTTTATCACTTTGCTATTCTCCTTCCAAGTCGTGCGGATTTATCCGTTTTTTTACGTCATTTTCTTGGTACAGGATATCCGTTGGGTGCTGCGGATCATTATGTTAGCGAAGCACTATATATTACGGATCCAGATGGTAACGGGATAGAAGTATACCGAGATCGCCCTTCAAACGAGTGGAAGTGGGAAAATGGATTGGTGGACATGGCTACGGTTGAACTAGATGGGAATAGTATCTTAGCTGAAAGCGACGCGGAATGGACAGGGCTGCCGCCTGGAACGATTATGGGCCATATTCACCTTCATGTGGGAAATTTGCAGAAGGCAGAAGAGTTTTATACAAAAGGCCTAGGATTTACTATTGTCAGCCATTATCCACAGGCAGTGTTTTTATCAACAGGAGGTTACCACCATCATATTGCCATTAATACTTGGCAGGGAGTAGGGGCGCAGACTCCACCCAAAAATAGTGTGGGACTAAATTGGTATACGCTTGTATTTCCGAGTGAAGCGGCGAGAGATTCAGCAATGGAACGCCTGAAACAACTTGGTGCGAGTGTCGAAAAAGAAGCGGACTATTATGTTACAAGTGACCCATCGGGAAATCAAATAAGATTGAAATATGTGGAATGA